Proteins from a single region of Dictyostelium discoideum AX4 chromosome 5 chromosome, whole genome shotgun sequence:
- the gefK gene encoding Ras guanine nucleotide exchange factor, with amino-acid sequence MEPTINPPVNLPPPVPSRSNLSLNYSNNNTNNTNNTNNTNDFKKKLQFQLQSSPSSPSSPSPSIIYKKTPAVNNNNNNNNNNNHINNGNVNGIGPGGGNSYISSPQSSPIHTSSNGISYTVTTNSPPLLPVDNSSGYNNNLNSTFVETLSSSSPSPIKTTTTPPPPVPSKSKSKSSEKLSVKLLKSNSKPSLNDLYQQQQQQSNPNSPTTPPSNCNIESIQPPSSSSSSTTPSTSPQLPAIYSKYSKISLPQLPLPPFLPPSPLVQSTSSPSFSSLILPLPSSPLPPPPLTIPNKVPPLPMRLPPPPPPQQLDQMYSNNNQQQQQQQQQQQNNESNSTTTSEGGLTPESESKLYEIASQPPSTPRLTHESKVIPSEIELLIKFYPSPSLSSGSLLTIPSTIEKSFIFSPCSTVDEILSIIIPNFQFHNGLKCFAKHTFNNEWEATHNDPAAASSSIIDDHESFALFNQKSPTIPLHKEKTILELSLHDRDVLILKTVSLVFTLVKVQIPHFTENSLSATATVKFNQFTSIRSIIRKLYLKYHNNVDISRHGIFLINDNNNNNNNNNNNNNNNNNNNNNNNNNNNNNNNNNNNNNNNNNNNNNNNNNNNNNLHQQQDELSSSIQLEEEELFSTYNINSNSNLVFRTISNQENDILNSSQKILNLKILISSTFSRNNTLNLMFDPRDSVSKAIKVTGLRTGLLDSLNKCGFYLTPSEDDDEGFWMDEELTLEMYNLKNHTFLSFKERCKKYTILIKMGGASNGNGNGDLTWRKCTFKFDQFTKVSTLFNILINNENIKNPKDYHLVVKSTGTSLEKHRYLWSYDIKSPYEIEFKEYPNKLLIFNPQNGEKNFVYVDFNEPIKDVCARLSQTFSSPIDFGSISTNNNNNNNNNNNINSNSNGSSGAGGANSNALTSSTNSASTTSSSTPTTPELPPQVNHVRERSYTFKRLGQLNNTIDSRKSLKDQGVLPNDALMLEVIQDDSIATNNNNNNNNNNSNTTTTIKDKKINRNSLPSSTTMVFEDLVKDGTILSEERQINIWDEPADSNGNIIYSKTVTNNLNAEIDAATLNKLIIRLTNPVFHDLTFMKTFLMTYSSYTTTTTLLKKLFERFQVPTHIDERERLSAQLRVANVIKYWVEHHYEDFCHESTKLMVDFVDTHMMIAFPTLGVQIRNCILKRTCGFKSELVRTRSNGALTSPRTNLSLSFTNLNNSSVGSIANTSSSTSTSSTSSLLSSTNSISISSSLSLSFNSGINSPSISQNTPSSPSLIPSSPRPITSSSSVSSSTLLKSPLSQQAKSRIPETKTKGFANPRNLFDFDDEEIARQLTLYDFQLYTAIKPTEFLNQAWNKPSMASRKSPTILKIISRFNDISLWVVSLILEPDRVKTRAKRLKRIISIADELRKLNNYNTCIAVISGINNSAILRLKYTRGLLSKKYLDILENLEKEMSCEGSYKNYRDKLKNSDPPVVPYIGVYLTDLTFIEEGNPNIIRGNLINFAKYYLIYRVISEIQQYQWTEYQLNVAPIIQTFIRDVSISSTSDDLYHLSLLKEPRNALKSDIF; translated from the coding sequence atggaaccAACAATCAATCCTCCTGTAAATCTACCACCACCTGTACCATCAAGATCAAATTTAAGTTTAAACTATTCCaacaataatacaaataatacaaacaatacaaataatacaaatgattttaaaaagaaattacaatttcaattacAGAGTTCACcctcatcaccatcatcaccatcaccaagtattatatataaaaagacACCAgctgtaaataataataataataataataataataataatcatataaATAATGGGAATGTGAATGGTATAGGGCCTGGAGGTGGAAATAGTTATATTAGTTCACCACAATCATCACCAATACATACAAGCTCAAATGGCATTAGTTATACAGTTACCACCAATTCGCCACCATTATTACCGGTTGATAATAGTAGTggctataataataatttaaattcaacctTTGTAGaaacattatcatcatcatcaccatcgccgattaaaacaacaacaacaccaccaccaccagttccaagtaaatcaaaatcaaaatcatctgAAAAACTATctgtaaaattattaaaaagtaatagtaaaccatcattaaatgatttatatcaacaacaacaacagcaatccAATCCAAATTCACCAACTACACCACCATCAAATTGTAATATAGAATCAATacaaccaccatcatcatcatcatcctcaaCCACACCATCAACATCACCACAATTACCAGCAATTTATAGTAAATATAGTAAAATATCATTACCACAactaccattaccaccatttttaccaccatcaccacttGTACAATCTACTTCATCTCCATCCTTTTCATCTTTAATactaccattaccatcatctccattaccaccaccaccattaacaataccaaataaagtaccaccattaccaatgagactaccaccaccaccaccaccacaacaactaGATCAAAtgtatagtaataataatcaacaacaacaacaacaacaacaacaacaacaaaataatgaatcaaattCCACAACAACATCAGAAGGTGGATTAACACCAGAGTCAGAATCAAAATTATATGAAATTGCATCTCAACCACCATCAACACCAAGATTAACACATGAATCAAAAGTTATACCATCAGAGATTGaacttttaattaaattttatccatcaccatcacttagtagtggtagtttaTTAACGATACCATCAACCATTGAAAagagttttattttttcaccaTGTTCAACGgttgatgaaattttatcaattataataccaaattttcaatttcataatGGTTTAAAATGTTTTGCAAAACatacatttaataatgaatggGAGGCAACACATAATGATCCAGCAGCAGCATCATCATCTATTATTGATGATCATGAATCATTTGCATTGTTTAATCAAAAATCGCCAACTATACCACTACATAAAGAGAAAACTATATTAGAGTTATCATTACATGATAGAGatgttttaatattgaaaaccGTTTCATTAGTATTTACATTGGTTAAAGTTCAAATACCACATTTTACAGAGAATTCATTAAGTGCTACTGCAACagttaaatttaatcaattcACATCAATTCGATCAATAATaagaaaattatatttaaaatatcataaTAATGTTGATATTTCAAGACAtggtatatttttaataaatgataataataataataataataataataataataataataataataataataataataataataataataataataataataataataataataataataataataataataataataataataataataataataataataataataataataataataatttacatcaacaacaggatgaattatcatcatcaatacaattagaagaagaagaattattttcaacataCAATATTAATTCTAATAGTAATTTAGTATTTAGGacaatttcaaatcaagagaatgatattttaaattcatcacaaaagatattgaatttaaagatattaatatcatcaacATTCTCACGTAATAATAcattgaatttaatgtttGATCCAAGGGATTCAGTTTCAAAGGCTATTAAAGTCACTGGCTTGCGTACTGGTTTATTGgatagtttaaataaatgtGGTTTCTATTTAACACCAtcagaagatgatgatgagggATTTTGGATGGATGAAGAATTAACACTTGAAATGTacaatttaaagaatcaCACATTCTTATCATTTAAAGAACGTTGTAAAAAATATaccattttaattaaaatgggTGGTGctagtaatggtaatggtaatggtgattTAACATGGAGAAAATgtacatttaaatttgatcaaTTTACAAAGGTTTCAACATTGttcaatatattaataaataatgaaaatataaagaatCCAAAAGATTATCATTTAGTAGTTAAATCAACTGGTACTTCATTAGAGAAACATCGTTATCTTTGGTCATATGATATAAAGTCACCttatgaaattgaatttaaagagtatccaaacaaattattaatttttaatccACAAAATGGTGAAAAGAATTTTGTTTATGTTGATTTCAATGAACCAATTAAAGATGTTTGTGCAAGATTATCACAAACATTTTCTTCaccaattgattttggttcaatatcaacaaataataataataataataataataataataatataaattcgAATTCAaatggtagtagtggtgcaGGTGGTGCAAATAGTAATGCATTAACATCATCCACAAATTcagcatcaacaacatcatcatcaactccAACTACACCAGAATTACCACCACAAGTTAATCATGTTAGAGAAAGAAGTTATACTTTTAAAAGATTAggtcaattaaataatacaatagATTCaagaaaatcattaaaagatCAAGGTGTTTTACCAAATGATGCTTTAATGTTAGAAGTTATACAAGATGATTCAATagcaactaataataataacaataataataataataattcaaatacaacaacgacaataaaagataaaaaaattaatagaaatAGTTTACCAAGTTCAACAACTATGGTATTTGAAGATTTAGTTAAAGATGGTACAATTTTATCAGAAGAAAgacaaattaatatttgggATGAACCAGCAGATTCAAATggaaatataatttattcaaaaactgtcacaaataatttaaatgcaGAGATTGATGCAGCTACATTGAATAAGTTAATCATTCGTTTAACAAATCCAGTTTTTCATGATTTAACATTTAtgaaaacatttttaatGACTTATTCATCCTATACTACAACTACGACTTTATTAAAGAAACTGTTTGAAAGATTTCAAGTACCAACTCATATCGATGAACGTGAAAGATTGTCAGCTCAACTTCGAGTTGCAAATGTAATTAAATATTGGGTTGAACATCATTATGAAGATTTTTGTCATGAATCTACAAAGTTAATGGTTGATTTCGTAGATACTCATATGATGATTGCTTTTCCAACATTGGGTGTACAAATTAGAAATTGTATTCTAAAACGTACTTGTGGTTTTAAATCTGAATTGGTTAGAACTCGTTCAAATGGTGCTTTAACTTCACCAAGAAcaaatttatctttatcatttacaaatttaaataatagtagtgtTGGTAGTATTGCAAAtacttcatcatcaacatcaacatcatcaacatcatcattattatcatcaacaaattcaatttcaatttcatcatcattatcattatcatttaatagtGGTATTAATTCACCATCGATTTCACAAAATACACCTTCATCACCATCTTTaataccatcatcaccaagaCCTAttacatcatcatcttcagtTTCATCttcaacattattaaaatcaccattatcacAACAAGCAAAGAGTAGAATACCAGAGACTAAAACCAAAGGTTTCGCAAATCCAAGAAATCTATTCGATTTCGATGATGAAGAGATCGCTAGACAATTGACACTCTATGATTTCCAATTATATACAGCTATTAAACCAAccgaatttttaaatcaagcTTGGAATAAACCATCGATGGCCTCTAGAAAATCACCAACTATTCTAAAGATTATCTCTAGATTTAATGATATTTCACTTTGGGtagtttcattaattttagaacCTGATCGTGTTAAAACTCGTGCTAAACGTTTAAAGAGAATCATATCAATAGCTGATGAACttagaaaattaaataactaTAATACTTGTATCGCCGTAATTAGTGGTATTAATAACTCGGCAATTCTACGTTTAAAGTACACTCGTGGTCTACTATCAAAAAAGTATTTGGATATCTTGGAAAATTTAGAGAAAGAAATGAGTTGTGAAGGtagttataaaaattatagagATAAACTTAAAAATTCAGATCCTCCAGTAGTGCCCTATATTGGTGTTTATTTAACAGATTTAACTTTCATAGAAGAAGGTAATCCAAATATCATTAGAGGTAATCTCATTAATTTTGCAAAATATTATCTTATCTATAGAGTTATTTCAGAGattcaacaatatcaatggactgaatatcaattaaatgtAGCTCCAATCATTCAAACTTTTATTCGTGAtgtttcaatttcttcaacAAGTGACGACCTTTAtcatttatcattattaaaagaacCAAGAAATGCTTTAAAatcagatattttttaa
- a CDS encoding hssA/2C/7E family protein has protein sequence MTIFNSISSISNPTRSTSSSIATLNYTGSVFNDNSTACFDNDLGRWGGCGGCGGSNVNIINLDIDIGRRRHRRCC, from the exons atgacaattttta attcaatttcatcaatttcaaatccaACAAGATCAACATCAAGTTCAATCGCCACCCTTAATTATACTGGATCAGTTTTCAATGATAATTCAACAGCatgttttgataatgatttggGAAGATggggtggttgtggtggttgtggtggttcaaatgttaatattattaaccTTGACATTGATATTGGTCGTCGTCGTCATCGTAGATGttgttaa
- the gacL gene encoding RhoGAP domain-containing protein translates to MDIELFLSNYNIANGTSSTTANNSKFQPKIKVKLVVESGSSTYEKSLESTNDQLKPLIIKLNNKIKKYEESLNKKNFVTPNKQSSSSMNLLQKSSTVNLSSPSLSQIGLTHHASLKNLQITTSPDIQQPPSVPSNPIVFGISLDTLIAKEKSMELRIPTFVSNILNTLFLHSLGVEGLFRISGSQMEIQNRRGIVNLGDYSTSRDDNPHVLTVLLKQFLRDLPEPICTNALYDLFLAASDQINFQQCKENGFEVLKKLINSNLPVNNRNLLQHLIHFLRFVAMNQTVNLMGPSNLSRVFGPNLFWKKETGPLDIQILQSTSEKVNFITEQMILHYDTLFEEPLQTTSPAVLSNTPINSNPASIPTFNFGGKKLVIHSKLLGHNKSIQWMTLCGSSNSNGNSELSGSRVWSLDSHGMARIWDSQNQQFIKEVEVVDQSKGGGGAVYQMISTTVNNTVWTATSQKLAIWDIDGGLIGEIPGESYSLCESQNKEIWVGGPQVLNIYSLDGIPSIAPSNCTSDDNNSNGAGGGELLKPIGTNLFMKGIIILAMCKVGQNRIWGCSSEKTLYVWDTKTKETIHQCEIQEKRPKRMACIEIDDTEYIWIGGDEGSIQIFNSKTFKLEHKILNQGWDKIFHIASINREIWIGFWDTTVRVFPGDPKNKEILIDYKGYHSDVVSSIIEVPNLKGGDPFVWFGSYDKSISIVSIKEDTAKSWNFTNIKKNFTRPIRQGFSSRG, encoded by the exons atggatattgaattgtttttatcaaattaCAATATAGCAAATggaacatcatcaacaacagcaaataatagtaaatttcaaccaaaaattaaagtaaAGTTGGTTGTAGAATCAGGTAGTTCCACATATGAAAAATCACTTGAATCAACAaatgatcaattaaaaccattgattataaaattaaat aataaaattaaaaagtatgaagaatcattaaataaaaagaactTTGTTACACCAAATAAACAAAGTTCATCatcaatgaatttattacaaaaatcatcaacagtgaatttatcatcaccatcattgtCTCAGATTGGATTAACACATCATGCTAgtttaaagaatttacaaattaCAACATCACCAGATATTCAACAACCACCATCAGTACCATCAAATCCAATTGTATTTGGTATTTCATTAGATACATTAATTGCAAAAGAGAAATCAATGGAATTAAGAATTCCAACATTTgtatcaaatattttaaat acattatttttacattcaTTAGGAGTTGAAGGTTTATTTAGGATTAGTGGTAGTCAAATGGAAATTCAAAATAGAAGAGGAATTGTAAATTTAGGTGATTATTCAACATCAAGAGATGATAATCCTCATGTTTTAacagttttattaaaacaatttttacgTGATTTACCTGAACCAATTTGTACAAATGCATtatatgatttatttttagctGCTTCTG atcaaattaattttcaacAATGTAAAGAAAATGGATTTGaagttttaaagaaattaattaatagtaatttaccagttaataatagaaatttaTTACAACATTTAATTCACTTTTTAAGATTTGTAGCAATGAATCAAACAGTGAATTTAATGGGACCATCGAATTTGAGTAGAGTATTTGgaccaaatttattttggaaaaaagAGACAGGTCCATTggatattcaaattttacaGAGTACAAGTGAGAAAGTTAATTTCATAACGGAACAAATGATACTCCATTATGATACCCTATTTGAAGAACCATTACAAACAACTTCACCTGCTGTTCTATCAAATACACCAATTAATAGTAATCCTGCTTCAATtccaacttttaattttggtggtaaaaaattagtaattcattcaaaattattaggtcataataaatcaattcaatggATGACATTAtgtggtagtagtaatagtaatggtaatagtgAATTATCAGGATCAAGAGTTTGGAGTTTAGATTCACATGGTATGGCAAGAATTTGGGATAGTCAGAATCAACAATTTATAAAAGAGGTTGAAGTAGTGGATCAAAGTaaaggtggtggtggtgcagTTTATCAAATGATTAGTACGACAGTTAATAATACAGTTTGGACAGCAACTTCTCAAAAACTGGCAATTTGGGATATTGATGGTGGACTCATTGGTGAGATACCAGGTGAATCATATTCATTATGTGAATCTCAAAATAAGGAAATTTGGGTTGGTGGTCCAcaagttttaaatatttattcattagATGGTATACCATCAATTGCACCATCAAATTGTACTtcagatgataataatagtaatggtgctggtggtggtgaacttttaaaaccaattggtacaaatttatttatgaaAGGTATTATAATACTTGCAATGTGTAAAGTAGGTCAAAATAGAATTTGGGGTTGTTCCTCTGAGAAAACTCTATATGTATGGGATACAAAAACTAAAGAAACTATTCATCAATGTGAAATTCAAGAGAAAAGACCAAAAAGAATGGCTtgtattgaaattgatgatacTGAATATATTTGGattggtggtgatgaaggttcaattcaaatttttaattcaaag acaTTTAAACTTGaacataaaattttaaaccaaGGTTGGGATAAAATATTTCATATCGCATCAATTAATAGAGAGATTTGGATTGGATTTTGGGATACAACAGTTAGAGTATTCCCTGGTGATCCAAAGAATAAAGAGATTTTAATCGATTATAAAGGTTATCATTCAGATGTAGTTTCTTCAATTATTGAAGTACCAAATTTAAAGGGTGGTGATCCATTCGTTTGGTTTGGTTCATATGATAAATCAATCTCTATAGTTTCAATTAAAGAAGATACAGCAAAATCTTGgaattttacaaatattaaaaagaatttcacTAGACCAATTAGACAAGGTTTTTCATCAAGAGgttag
- a CDS encoding hssA/2C/7E family protein, which produces MAIFKSISSISNSTGSMGSSIGTSNIVELTGNNNSISCFDGGYGGFNGLSGCGGSNANIINIDIDIGRRRRHRCC; this is translated from the exons atggcaattttta aatcaatttcatcaatttcaaattcaactgGTTCAATGGGAAGTTCAATTGGTACATCTAATATTGTTGAATTAACTGGTaacaataattcaatttcatgTTTTGATGGTGGCTATGGTGGTTTTAATGGATTaagtggttgtggtggttcaAACGCAAATATCATCAATATTGATATCGATATTGGCCGTCGTCGTCGTCATAGATGTTGTTAA
- a CDS encoding hssA/2C/7E family protein, whose protein sequence is MAIFKSISSISNPTGSMGSSIGTSNIDGLTNNNNSIACFDSDYSGLNGLGGLGGFNGGGCGGCGDSNTNIINIDIDLCRRGHRCC, encoded by the exons ATGGCAATTTTTA aatcaatatcatcaatttcaaaccCAACTGGTTCAATGGGAAGTTCAATTGGTACCTCTAATATTGATGGATTAactaataacaataattcaaTTGCATGTTTTGATAGTGACTATAGTGGTTTAAATGGATTAGGTGGTCTTGGTGGTTTcaatggtggtggttgtggtggttgtggtgatTCAAACACaaacattattaatattgatatcGATTTATGTCGTCGTGGTCATAGATGTTGTTAG